Below is a genomic region from Telmatobacter sp. DSM 110680.
CCGCTTCCATTGCCCATACGAACGACCGGGCCGCCGCCGTGTCCAGCTGCGAGGATGCTTGTATCAGAAACTGAGGATAGAGTTTATCGATTTCGTGCTGCTCACCACCGAGCGCCGTCTTCAAGTTCTCCAGAGTCGACTTCACACGAAAGGGACGGATTTCGGCGGTTGCTTCGCCCCCCATTCGACGGAGCACCCGCGCATGGTTGCTGGCATGAATCTGTTCTGCGCGTGCTGCCGCACGAAACAAGCTCGCCGCGCCATTCATTCCTTCAGCCTCAGCCTTTACGGCAAATGCTTTGTAACGCGCATGCGCATTTAGCTCGCCTTCATAGGCAGCCAGCAAATTGCTGACTGCACTCTCGTCCTCGGTGGCAACCATAGCTCTCCGTCTTTCTTTAACTGAACTATGGTGCAAGTGTAGGGTCGTACTTCTGTACCCACCGTGATTAACATCACAGGCGGAGTGCCAAACCCGGATTCGATGCAGCGAAACCCCTCACGGCATCATCTCTCCCAGGAGCGATCCACCCCAAACTGCGGCCAACCCGAGCACAAAGCTGCCCGCCGCGTACAGAGCCGCAATCCCGAAAGCTCCAGCGCGCATGGTTGAAAGTGTCTCCCACTCGTACGTTGAGAAGGTGCTATAGGCACCGATAAACCCTACCGGCACCAAGAACCTCCAGGCCGCACTAATATCTGCCCGCCTGCCCAGGTAGGTCATCGAAAACCCGATAATTACGCATGCAGTGAGGTTTACGATCAGCGTGCCGTAGGGAAACCGAATTCCCATTCGACCCGCGATCGAAGAGCCTACCCAGTAGCGCGCGATCGAACCGAGCGCACCGCCAACGGCAATCAGTACGTACTTCTGCAAGTTCGTCCCTCCACCAAGAGCACGCGTTGCATTTTTTTCGCACCCAAAACCGTGCTCTGGGTGCCCCATCCATGGCAGCGCTTTTGGCTGTCATGGTTGGGAAAGCACGAATGATGGTAGCCAAAGCCTCGCGGCCATCGTACACATCTCTCACCTAAGATTTGCAGGGATCGCTCCGGGCGTGACTCCCCGACAGGATCGCCTGTCAGGAGTCATCATCTGTCCGGCCACGCGGAAGGGGACAGCGGTTAACAGCAGAGCCGTACTTGCCAAGCTGCGCGGTGAACTCCATCACCGCTACCACTACCTCTATTACACGGGCGGATGCATTTCGGTGTCAAGTAACCATCAGGCGACTGCAGCCGTTGGAGAGGTGAAAGGCTACTAGTTGTGCTTCCCCTTCCACTCCGCATACGGACCCTGAAAATCCTCAATCCCATCCGCCTTGAAGTTCCATAGTCGCGTCGCCACTTCATCGATCAGATCGTGATCGTGCGTTACCAGCAGCACAGTGCCTTCAAATCGTTGCAGCGCAATATTCAGCGCGTTGATCGCTTCGAGATCCAGGTGGTTCGTCGGCTCGTCAAAAATCAGAATGTTCGGCTTGGTCAGGATCAGTTTGCAGAACACCAACCGGGCCTGCTCGCCACCCGAGAGCGCCTTGGTCTGCTTATCGCCCTCTTCGCCCGAGAAAAGCATCTGCCCGAGGATTCCGCGAATCTCTTCCACATGCGCAGCGGGATTCCAGCGATGCAGCCACTCCGCCACTGTTAGTCCGTGCTCAATCAGTGAACCAACATCCTGCGGGAAATAGCCAATCTGCGCTTCGTGTCCCCAAAAAACAGCGCCTGAATCCAAACTGAAATCCTTGTCAGCAAGTCCGGGATAATTGGCCAGAAGGCTTTTCAGCAGCGTGGTCTTGCCCGCGCCGTTACGCCCCATCAAGCAGATCTTTTCTCCGCGCAGAACATTCGCAGTGAATCCATCGATGACCTTCTTGTCGTCGTACAACTTGGTCAGGTGCTTGAACTCCAGCACGTGCTTCCCGCTCGGACGAATCTGGTCAAAACGAACGTAGGGCCGTTGAATGTTTGACCGTGCCAGCTCGTTCGTCTGTAGCCGCTCCACTTCTTTGCGCCTGCTCGTCACCTGCGATGACCGCGTGCCCGCCGCAAATCGCGCGATGAATTCATTCAACTGCGCAATCTTCTTGTCGCGTTGAGCATTCTGTGACTCGAGGGTGGAACGAATCTGCGTCTTCGCCATCACCATCTCGTCGTACCCGCCGCTGTAAATGATGATGGTCTGGTAATCGATATCCGCAGTATGCGTTGTCACGCTGTTCAGAAAATGCCGGTCGTGCGAAATTGCAATCAGGGTTCCGTTGTATTGGTTCAGAAAATCCTGCAGCCAGTGCACG
It encodes:
- a CDS encoding ferritin family protein, which gives rise to MVATEDESAVSNLLAAYEGELNAHARYKAFAVKAEAEGMNGAASLFRAAARAEQIHASNHARVLRRMGGEATAEIRPFRVKSTLENLKTALGGEQHEIDKLYPQFLIQASSQLDTAAARSFVWAMEAEKTHARLYEDAVVAMEAGPGWTQEQLEFHVCTLCGYTAKNQEADNCPACNFVWDRFERIR
- the crcB gene encoding fluoride efflux transporter CrcB encodes the protein MQKYVLIAVGGALGSIARYWVGSSIAGRMGIRFPYGTLIVNLTACVIIGFSMTYLGRRADISAAWRFLVPVGFIGAYSTFSTYEWETLSTMRAGAFGIAALYAAGSFVLGLAAVWGGSLLGEMMP
- a CDS encoding ATP-binding cassette domain-containing protein, whose product is MLSVSNVSMRYGAKVLFEDVSVNFTPGRRYGLTGPNGSGKSTFMKVLTGELEAQKGTVVRPRKFGVLRQDQFAFDAYRVIDTVIMGNKPLWSALEERDRIYEKAELSDADGMRLGELEGVIGDEDGYTAEADAAILLDGLDITEDLHERKMGELQGGQKVRVLLAQALFGKPEALLLDEPTNYLDLDSVHWLQDFLNQYNGTLIAISHDRHFLNSVTTHTADIDYQTIIIYSGGYDEMVMAKTQIRSTLESQNAQRDKKIAQLNEFIARFAAGTRSSQVTSRRKEVERLQTNELARSNIQRPYVRFDQIRPSGKHVLEFKHLTKLYDDKKVIDGFTANVLRGEKICLMGRNGAGKTTLLKSLLANYPGLADKDFSLDSGAVFWGHEAQIGYFPQDVGSLIEHGLTVAEWLHRWNPAAHVEEIRGILGQMLFSGEEGDKQTKALSGGEQARLVFCKLILTKPNILIFDEPTNHLDLEAINALNIALQRFEGTVLLVTHDHDLIDEVATRLWNFKADGIEDFQGPYAEWKGKHN